The Methanoregula boonei 6A8 genome has a window encoding:
- a CDS encoding GyrI-like domain-containing protein, translating to MDPPPYSRVRLPERTVVGIERRTCNADCRSLADIPACWKEFLSTNAAARIPHRVTPPVMYAVYSDYASDWTGEYSYLLGCGVSKAGVLPKGLSVRHIPAQTYAFFPACGQMPDAVVGIWGGIWGTDLPRTYTCDFEVYDRRFTDKKTPQVDIYVAIRDP from the coding sequence ATGGATCCACCTCCCTATTCCAGGGTCAGGCTCCCTGAACGAACGGTTGTTGGAATAGAGCGCCGGACCTGCAATGCGGATTGCAGGAGTCTCGCTGATATCCCGGCCTGCTGGAAAGAGTTTCTCTCTACAAATGCGGCAGCACGCATCCCTCACCGGGTCACCCCGCCGGTGATGTATGCAGTCTATTCCGATTATGCATCCGACTGGACCGGTGAGTATAGCTATCTTCTCGGATGTGGTGTCTCAAAAGCCGGGGTACTCCCTAAAGGCCTCTCTGTCCGCCATATCCCGGCCCAGACCTATGCCTTTTTTCCTGCATGCGGGCAGATGCCGGACGCCGTTGTCGGCATCTGGGGTGGGATCTGGGGAACAGACCTGCCCAGGACCTATACCTGCGATTTTGAAGTGTATGACCGCCGGTTTACGGATAAAAAGACCCCACAGGTGGATATCTACGTAGCAATCCGGGACCCGTAA
- a CDS encoding DUF5591 domain-containing protein, which produces MGTPPAGSRDGTEKPVLTDPPFYLEEFEQSYRYIIDEYEVRPRDIAIFMPCAVRKPYSTSPSHQLIRMIISQVFDESQYHIVIFGTCGIVPAELETMYPYAHYKYMLGKVSDEKIKADFLRIEADRVAGYLEKTRHLYKYRIAYCIGLFREALLWGSEKSGVKIDRILPTRDRINRVIEEEECRFQEGSLSMDDYLGEFCDELLRFRNTHPDLAKKE; this is translated from the coding sequence ATGGGAACACCTCCGGCCGGATCCCGGGACGGTACGGAAAAACCGGTTCTTACCGATCCTCCCTTTTATCTGGAGGAATTCGAACAGTCATATCGTTATATTATCGATGAGTACGAGGTCCGGCCCAGAGATATTGCCATTTTTATGCCCTGCGCGGTGAGAAAACCCTACAGCACGAGCCCGAGTCATCAGCTTATCCGGATGATCATCTCTCAGGTTTTCGATGAATCGCAGTACCATATCGTCATCTTTGGCACCTGTGGGATCGTACCGGCCGAGCTCGAGACCATGTACCCGTACGCGCACTACAAGTACATGCTCGGGAAGGTAAGCGATGAGAAGATCAAGGCAGATTTTCTCAGGATAGAAGCCGACCGGGTAGCCGGATACCTGGAAAAGACCCGGCATCTCTACAAATACCGGATTGCCTATTGTATCGGACTCTTCCGTGAAGCCCTTCTCTGGGGATCGGAGAAATCCGGGGTGAAGATCGATCGTATCCTTCCGACAAGGGATCGCATCAACCGGGTAATCGAGGAAGAGGAGTGCCGGTTCCAGGAAGGGAGCCTCTCTATGGACGATTACCTCGGGGAGTTCTGCGATGAACTTCTCCGGTTCCGGAATACACACCCGGATCTGGCAAAAAAAGAATGA
- the folP gene encoding dihydropteroate synthase, with protein MKSCRVNKLDIGGDAPPRIMGVINCSGESFYQASYIPIDKVHETAVAMVEQGADMIDIGARSTAPNTQPISGREEAERVDAALKELDGSGITLSVDTMHPGVLDICLKHEIHAANDISGFVSPAYAKKVADAGLPTFVMAANQNPGDPIGVDATLASLEGVIKRCEASGVKEYVLDPGIGIWTPHRSVADDWELCRQFETFQRFDHPLLAAVSRKTFIGMLLNREPEDRLPGTLAVTMTLLEKGASIVRTHDVAATRDIIRVYEQMVKRA; from the coding sequence ATGAAATCATGCCGGGTCAACAAACTCGATATTGGTGGGGATGCCCCGCCCCGCATTATGGGAGTCATCAACTGCAGCGGTGAATCATTCTACCAGGCATCGTACATCCCCATCGACAAGGTCCACGAAACTGCGGTAGCCATGGTCGAGCAGGGTGCGGATATGATCGATATCGGTGCCCGGAGCACGGCCCCCAACACCCAGCCTATCAGCGGGAGGGAAGAGGCAGAACGGGTTGACGCAGCCCTTAAGGAACTGGACGGGAGCGGGATCACTCTGTCTGTGGATACGATGCACCCGGGCGTGCTCGACATCTGTCTCAAGCACGAGATCCACGCGGCAAACGATATCAGCGGTTTTGTCTCACCGGCATATGCAAAGAAGGTTGCAGATGCCGGCCTGCCGACGTTTGTTATGGCGGCAAACCAGAACCCGGGCGATCCGATCGGAGTAGATGCTACCCTTGCCTCTCTCGAAGGAGTGATAAAGCGGTGCGAGGCATCGGGCGTAAAGGAGTACGTGCTCGATCCGGGTATCGGCATCTGGACACCGCACCGCTCGGTTGCGGATGACTGGGAACTCTGCCGGCAGTTCGAGACCTTCCAGCGTTTTGACCATCCTTTGCTGGCAGCAGTATCACGCAAGACCTTCATTGGGATGCTCCTGAATCGCGAACCGGAAGACCGGCTACCGGGCACCCTTGCAGTCACCATGACACTGCTCGAAAAAGGAGCGTCAATTGTCAGGACCCACGATGTGGCAGCCACACGGGATATAATCCGGGTGTACGAACAGATGGTGAAGAGGGCATGA
- the cofC gene encoding 2-phospho-L-lactate guanylyltransferase, translating into MCPHALIPFKPAGPKSRLSGILSPEEREAFARAMLEDVIAAARDANCSPVIVATELFDSEDVQITIADKDLSGTLNEVLSQAAGPVLILMADLPLATGPAIKRVASTTSDIGIVPGRGGGTNAIFVREPAKFHVDYYGMSFLKHIRIAQEAGLSCEVIDSFLLHTDIDEEDDLVELLTHGSGKSRKYLEDLGFVLSAENGRVGVKRPVQPAPAT; encoded by the coding sequence ATGTGTCCCCATGCACTGATTCCCTTCAAACCGGCCGGTCCCAAGAGCCGGCTCTCCGGGATCCTCTCACCGGAGGAGCGGGAAGCCTTTGCCCGTGCAATGCTTGAAGATGTTATAGCTGCTGCAAGGGATGCAAACTGCAGCCCGGTGATTGTCGCAACCGAGCTCTTTGATTCCGAGGATGTCCAGATCACTATTGCTGATAAAGACCTGAGCGGGACGCTCAATGAGGTACTTTCCCAGGCTGCAGGACCGGTCCTGATCCTCATGGCCGATCTTCCACTCGCCACCGGTCCGGCAATAAAACGGGTGGCATCTACCACAAGCGACATAGGGATTGTGCCCGGGCGTGGCGGAGGAACCAATGCGATCTTTGTGCGGGAACCGGCAAAGTTCCATGTGGATTATTACGGCATGAGTTTCTTAAAGCACATCCGGATTGCACAGGAGGCCGGCCTCTCCTGCGAGGTTATTGACTCATTCCTGCTTCATACAGATATCGATGAGGAGGATGACCTGGTGGAGCTCTTAACCCACGGGAGTGGCAAAAGCCGGAAGTACCTTGAAGATCTGGGTTTTGTCCTTTCCGCCGAAAACGGCAGAGTGGGCGTGAAACGCCCCGTGCAGCCTGCACCCGCTACGTGA
- the cofE gene encoding coenzyme F420-0:L-glutamate ligase, whose protein sequence is MNPSFSITGLSTGIIRPGDPFTDRIITAAISACGGFADGDILVLAETAVATAEGNVIRLDTVTPTPRAHELAKRYHMDPRTVEVVLSESDSIVGGIPGFLLCMKQGTLLPNAGVDASNAPPGCLVPLPKDPNQSAVRIKEEIAHRCHTRVGVIVADSRTHAMRLGCSGVAIGCAGITSVIDDRGRSDLFGRKLEVTKRAVADNIASAAELVMGEADECTPAALVRGLGMPVGDQTGVDTIDADECLFMGVFRNNQR, encoded by the coding sequence ATGAACCCCTCGTTCTCCATCACCGGTCTTTCAACCGGCATCATCCGGCCCGGCGATCCGTTCACTGACCGGATTATAACGGCGGCCATATCAGCCTGCGGGGGATTTGCTGACGGCGACATTCTCGTTCTTGCCGAGACTGCGGTAGCGACCGCGGAAGGAAATGTGATCCGGCTGGATACCGTCACACCCACCCCACGTGCTCACGAGCTGGCCAAACGCTATCACATGGACCCCCGTACTGTTGAGGTGGTCCTGTCAGAGAGCGATTCGATTGTCGGAGGTATCCCGGGCTTTTTGCTCTGCATGAAGCAGGGCACCCTCCTCCCCAATGCCGGTGTGGATGCCTCAAATGCCCCACCGGGGTGTCTTGTACCCCTCCCAAAAGATCCCAATCAAAGCGCCGTCCGGATAAAAGAGGAGATTGCCCACCGGTGCCATACGCGAGTCGGAGTCATTGTCGCCGACAGCCGCACACATGCCATGCGCCTCGGATGCTCCGGGGTTGCCATCGGTTGTGCCGGGATCACTTCGGTTATCGATGACCGGGGCAGAAGCGATCTGTTCGGCAGGAAACTGGAAGTGACCAAGAGGGCGGTCGCGGATAATATTGCCTCAGCCGCCGAACTGGTGATGGGCGAAGCAGACGAATGCACACCGGCTGCACTCGTCCGGGGCCTCGGGATGCCCGTCGGGGATCAGACCGGGGTCGACACCATTGATGCGGATGAATGCCTGTTCATGGGCGTCTTCCGCAACAACCAAAGATAA
- a CDS encoding MFS transporter, which yields MDTAAPSPSGSPLPAGEPGAVARDPNYKWIALSNTTIAMFMAAVNGSIILISLPAIFNGININPLTSFQYLLWILMGYGIVTATLLLSFGRLSDMYGRVRLYNIGFAIFTVGSILLFLTPDTGDAGAIELIVFRVVQAVGAAFIFSNSAAILTDAFPPDERGKALGLNQVAALSGQFVGLLIGGILAVFHWRYVFLISVPFGVVGTIWAFLKLKEPAYGKRSQKIDIWGNLSFIGGLTIFLVGITYALLPYGSDSMGWRDPWVVAALLCGVLLLFAFPIIETRVEDPMFRMDLFRIRNFAFGNAAGFMSALARGGVMIILIILLQGIWLPLHGYSFESTPFWAGVYMLPLTIGFVIMGPLSGSLSDKYGARWLSTLGMVLVGISFLILAILPYNFDYLPFAIALMIMGIGNGMFSSPNAAAIMNSVPPDERGVTSGMMSTLMNSGFVLSMGMFFTIIVVGLTGAFPTALAGALTAANASPLIPSMSAIPPTGALFAAFLGYNPVQMILGGLSPALIATIAPATLATLTGAVWFPTTLAGAFMPSLALSFYIGAGISFVAALLCAMRGEKYIDESDGAVPINASDTDPQEVSGDNVQ from the coding sequence GTGGATACAGCAGCGCCCTCCCCGTCAGGATCGCCCCTTCCGGCCGGTGAACCGGGTGCAGTTGCCCGGGACCCGAATTACAAGTGGATTGCACTCTCGAATACAACGATCGCCATGTTCATGGCCGCGGTGAACGGGAGCATCATCCTGATCTCCCTGCCTGCTATTTTTAACGGAATCAATATCAACCCGCTCACTTCCTTCCAGTACCTGCTCTGGATCCTGATGGGCTACGGGATTGTCACCGCTACCCTCCTTCTCAGTTTCGGGCGGCTTTCGGATATGTACGGGAGGGTGAGACTCTACAATATCGGGTTTGCCATTTTTACGGTAGGTTCTATCCTACTCTTCCTGACCCCGGATACCGGCGATGCCGGGGCTATTGAACTCATCGTCTTCCGTGTCGTCCAGGCCGTGGGTGCGGCGTTTATCTTCTCCAACAGCGCGGCGATCCTCACGGATGCCTTCCCTCCCGATGAGCGGGGAAAGGCGCTGGGCCTCAACCAGGTGGCGGCACTCTCGGGGCAGTTTGTCGGACTTCTGATCGGCGGCATCCTTGCGGTTTTCCATTGGCGGTATGTCTTTTTGATCAGTGTGCCGTTCGGTGTCGTCGGCACGATCTGGGCATTCCTCAAGCTCAAGGAGCCGGCCTATGGGAAACGCTCCCAGAAGATCGATATCTGGGGGAATCTTTCCTTTATCGGAGGCCTGACGATCTTTTTGGTCGGTATCACCTATGCCCTTCTCCCGTATGGCAGCGATTCCATGGGCTGGAGAGATCCGTGGGTTGTCGCTGCACTCCTGTGCGGCGTCCTGCTGCTCTTTGCATTTCCCATCATCGAGACCCGGGTCGAAGACCCGATGTTCCGGATGGACCTTTTCCGGATCCGCAACTTTGCATTCGGGAATGCCGCCGGATTTATGTCAGCCCTTGCCCGCGGCGGGGTCATGATTATCCTCATCATCCTGCTCCAGGGGATCTGGCTGCCCCTGCACGGGTACAGTTTTGAGTCCACGCCGTTCTGGGCCGGGGTCTATATGCTGCCGCTCACTATCGGGTTTGTTATTATGGGCCCGCTCTCCGGCAGCCTCTCCGACAAATACGGGGCCCGGTGGCTCAGCACGCTGGGCATGGTACTGGTCGGGATCTCGTTTTTGATTCTTGCGATCCTGCCGTACAACTTCGATTACCTGCCCTTTGCCATCGCTCTCATGATTATGGGGATAGGAAACGGCATGTTTTCCTCGCCCAATGCCGCAGCGATTATGAATTCCGTACCCCCTGATGAGCGCGGGGTTACTTCCGGGATGATGTCAACGCTGATGAACTCGGGCTTTGTCCTCTCTATGGGGATGTTTTTTACCATCATTGTGGTGGGACTTACGGGTGCGTTCCCAACGGCACTCGCGGGAGCCCTCACTGCGGCCAATGCAAGCCCGCTCATCCCTTCAATGAGCGCCATTCCCCCGACCGGTGCACTATTTGCCGCATTCCTCGGGTACAACCCGGTCCAGATGATCCTTGGCGGCCTGTCTCCGGCCCTGATTGCGACAATTGCCCCGGCAACCCTTGCCACCCTTACCGGGGCAGTCTGGTTCCCGACAACGCTTGCCGGGGCTTTTATGCCCTCCCTGGCGCTTTCGTTCTATATCGGGGCTGGCATATCCTTTGTGGCAGCTCTGCTCTGCGCGATGAGGGGGGAAAAATATATTGACGAGTCGGATGGTGCAGTCCCGATCAATGCTTCTGATACCGATCCGCAAGAGGTATCAGGGGATAATGTACAGTAG
- a CDS encoding class I SAM-dependent methyltransferase: MTAPPGNPLSAPKKSSFFRGKAGYYARYRKGYPAAVFDALVSRFSLSPASGILDLGCGTGNVAIPLAKRGFHVYAVDPDPEMRNEGCRRAASGHITGISWLDGADSTLGVLGLPPLRLCIMGLSFHWMDRPRVLLTLDTLIEPEGGIACISRNDSFFSHLKRGWGGAVKEVLQEMLGDAWDYSGRLKKKADNHDDRHEEVFLQSPFSQLETVTFPVREILTIDEIIGYQLSTSYIDPVIIGERNAEFRARLTNSLLAMEPSARFPDESTIELIIARRPQ, encoded by the coding sequence GTGACTGCGCCGCCGGGAAATCCCCTGTCTGCCCCGAAAAAAAGCAGTTTTTTTCGCGGGAAGGCCGGTTACTATGCCAGGTACCGCAAGGGGTATCCGGCCGCAGTTTTTGATGCACTTGTCTCCCGTTTTTCACTTTCACCGGCATCCGGAATTCTCGATCTCGGCTGCGGTACCGGCAATGTTGCGATTCCTCTTGCAAAGCGGGGTTTTCACGTTTATGCTGTTGATCCTGATCCGGAGATGCGCAATGAAGGATGCCGGAGGGCAGCATCGGGTCATATCACTGGTATCTCATGGCTTGACGGGGCAGATTCAACACTCGGTGTACTGGGACTGCCTCCGCTCCGGCTCTGCATCATGGGGCTCTCGTTCCACTGGATGGATCGCCCCCGGGTCCTTTTGACCCTTGATACCCTGATTGAACCCGAAGGGGGGATCGCCTGCATCAGCCGGAACGACAGTTTCTTCTCACATCTCAAGAGGGGCTGGGGTGGAGCGGTAAAAGAGGTACTCCAGGAGATGCTCGGTGATGCCTGGGACTATTCAGGGCGCCTGAAGAAAAAAGCGGACAACCATGACGATCGGCACGAAGAGGTATTTTTGCAGTCCCCGTTCTCTCAGCTTGAAACGGTTACGTTTCCGGTACGGGAAATCCTTACTATTGATGAGATCATCGGCTATCAGCTCAGCACGTCCTATATCGATCCCGTGATCATCGGGGAACGGAATGCCGAGTTCCGCGCCCGGCTCACTAACAGCCTGCTTGCCATGGAGCCATCGGCGCGATTCCCCGATGAGTCAACGATCGAGCTGATCATCGCACGCCGGCCGCAATAA
- a CDS encoding universal stress protein, which produces MTEHFLSSILIATDGSEKNRAALEEGIKVARLCGATLYAVYVIDTGTFSTMSGDIPLGDTYRVFQAEAEQAFARMRSLAGDLKVETAILEGRPAPEVVKFATRKKIDLIVIGTQGKRGLERLLLGSVAEEIIRSAPCKVLVVK; this is translated from the coding sequence ATGACAGAACACTTCCTCAGCAGTATCCTGATCGCAACCGACGGCTCGGAGAAGAATCGTGCGGCTCTTGAAGAAGGAATAAAAGTTGCCCGCCTCTGCGGGGCAACACTCTATGCGGTGTACGTGATTGATACCGGAACCTTCTCAACCATGTCCGGGGATATCCCGCTCGGGGACACCTACCGTGTTTTCCAGGCCGAGGCTGAGCAGGCTTTTGCCCGGATGCGCTCCCTGGCCGGCGATCTTAAGGTTGAGACCGCGATCCTTGAAGGCCGCCCTGCCCCCGAGGTTGTCAAGTTTGCGACCCGGAAAAAGATCGATCTGATCGTGATTGGCACTCAGGGGAAGCGGGGGCTGGAACGTCTCCTCCTGGGGAGCGTGGCCGAAGAGATCATCCGTTCCGCGCCCTGCAAAGTGCTTGTGGTGAAATAG